TATGATTCAAGTTCTGTCGCAAGTTTTTACCAACCCGAATTGATATAGCATGATTATGTAAACCCCAAAACCTCAAAATAAGAGCAAGAGTTTGCCTAGCAGAGGGACATTATCAGGctgtttttacatttaatgcCTAGATGGCCTAGTTGTTAAAAAACGTTATTATATAGGTGAATTACTAGTTCAAACCCGCATCgctgttattttattagtagcTACTAGTTCCGGTTTTATACAGGTAGAATAGCGCAACAAATAAATCGATTGTATCTGAAGaaaaacgtataatataatattagtttttttaggACAGAAACCTTCCTTGGCTTTGAACAAAGACTTACCAAATTTATAGCAAAATCGAATCAAGAggacaaatattaaattgttttttatagaaGAATATTACTTATGTTTATCATTCGCATTTACATActgttatattactttaaattaatatacaagtaAAACTTTGTGGAAACTATCCTACATAGAGAGAGATAcgtctgtatatatatttgtaacatggATTTAAAACACATAGACAATATTATGCATTCAGCTTAATCAATGCAATACAAAAGTTTAAATCATGGGCATAATTCGAaaatcgaaaaaatattaaaaaatggcaaggctgaaaaaaaaaaacaatgattgtacattttaatatacagtAAATAAAGTCCAAGTTACACATTATCGAAACGATAACTCTTGAGATTCGATACtgttttcctttttattttacagtaatgAGTTACTCGTACACACAACGGTTTAAATACTCCAAATGTTTATACTTCTTATTAgagtatgataaaaaataacttaaaaatcaaAGTTCAATGACTCCTTGATACAAAATAATGTCGCAACATTTCCGATCAAGTCTAAATATTTGATACCAATAATAGCACTGTACAGTATAGGTTTAGTTTGAACCAGTTTAtcaaattgtttgtttaaaagatGACGCtctgataaaatatatgacatgCGAGTGTATAATTGCTCTGAAATTGCCATAAATAATGATCAATGAATCTTTACACTGCATTTGAGAAACACACGTGTGGCGAAAGGCCAGGTCTGAAGTCAGTATACTGTTAAATGTCGATAAACCTGTGATTCACGTAACAAAAATTGTGATATCTAACTCAGACCgaatttgttattgtaataaaatggcTGTGACTAGTCGTACCGACTGTGTGGGTAAGATCAAAGTCGTGGAAGAATTAAAAAGTCGACCGGCACTCGAGATCTCGTCCTGGTGGTGCAGAAATTGGAGAGCGATACTCGGCGAACTGGTAGCAACcacattactaatatttctttgttgtaTGACATGTATACCTATTGATGGGGTACCTTTAATTACGCCCATGTACAGCCCAATAGGTTCTGGGCTAATCGTTTTGTTCATAGCTCAATCTTTTGGACATATTTCCGGCGCTTTCATGAACCCATCCGTGACGTTACTTGCTGTTATATGGGGTAAGATATCCTTGCCTCTTGGAATAGCGTATGCCATCGCTGAATGCTTGGGCGCAACTATAGGATATGGTATGTTAATGGTACTGTCACCATCCGATTTGATCGCTGGTGGTATATGCACCACCCAACCGCATGCGGGACACACAGTATACCAAGCGTTGGGAGTTGAAGTAGTGTTCACTGCCGCATTGGGTTTTGTCATTTGTTCTGTGTGGGATCCAGTTAACGAAGAAAAAAATGAATGCACTTCAATCAAGTTCGGCCTAAGTGTGTCTGGACTAGCAATTGCTGGAGGCCCATTAGCAGGAGCTAGTATGAACCCGGCAAGGTCACTCGGACCAGCTATATGGACTGCTAGGTGGTCTTCACATTGGATTTACTGGGTCGGTCCTCTATTAGGCGGGGCAATGACTGTGACGCTATACAAATTGGTATGGCTTAAGAGGGAACCAGTTACGCAGCCTCGATTGCTCGCTTGGAATGATGACAGTGAAGCCTAGTttatggattattattattttatgattatagatATTGTGTGACAtatgtgatttttaatttagtgaCAGAGTGATAATTTGAAGACTGGTATTATGTGTTGTTAAGTTAGTTAATAAGTacgcaatttaatttaattattaccttttaaataaacatatttccaCGTGTAGTTTGTTCATATTTCTGGTGTTTTTTTGACGAACTTTACTTTTGTCATCAAGTTTGTTGTCAAATTAAACTTAAGAAaagttaagaataattaatattattttcagttgTTTACATACACAAATGTAATACGTGttgaatgtttatattaatctaAATACATCTGCAGCTTCAATCCATCTAAACTACAAACTTATCAAGGTCTTAAGGAGAGCTTTAATCGATTTTTAGATAACTTATTGCTccagaaatatgtatataaccaGTACGGCACGATTTTCTCTTCAGTTTGTCCACCTATAGTTTTTCTATCATTTCTGTTCGCTATTAGTTAgtaataccaataaataaacatagtaaATAAGAGTAGAATAAAATGTAAACCTATAATATTTTCCTCAAAGGAAATGTGCAACGGCCCGTACAGACTCGGCCAGCCAATTGTAATGGACACATAAAAAGaacttgtatattattaaagtaaacactggtactaaatatactacagaatatcttacaTCGTTCACAGTTTTCAgtaattagacaatacaaaccgctatgtccctgcgttttaaatctgtaatatcttcgaaaatattcatttggattacatgctgtaaagagccatattggtctatattaaacgcacaatgtatttaaggtacttaattggataaggattaatgctgtattgtttaaaattgcttagaaaataaaccattatttctcgtaaaaagtaaaggattaaaaatggttattgagGGTTATCCCtgagagatagacatataccatcgcggacttttttgagaacctttttaaaatgtacaatactgtactaTACTATTTTgctagcgtttgcaatgtaagcgctaGAAAGgggtttatttacgacatcactttagaaacctctaaaattatcagtgtttctctactatattgtgcatgtattatacatataaaccttcctcttgaatcaatctatctattaaaaaaaacggcaTCAAAATTCGTTTCTTAATTGTTaaaatctaagcatacatacggacagacagcggtaagcgacattgttttatactatgtaatgattagtGATCTTTTGTCTTGTATATTTTTGCAGACTAAATATTCGAGATTCAGACATATTCACTTGAAGTGAATATTATCGTGCTATTGAAGTGTATTACATACAGGGACATTGTTCTTTTGTTGCTATAGACTAAATGATAACAGaaagtattttaactttttattttcaagaacGTTATCTACACCATGTTAAATTGATACGTTATTGAGATGCGGGGAGGCGGATTGGTGGTCCAAGATGCGAAAAGTCAACTTAATTAGATATTCAGTTCAAAATTAACTGCAAGTCAGTTGAATAAGCAAAACAACAGATGTCAGGTAATACAACTGTAaacgtaattaatgtatatatttcaatttatgaatactagatggcgttatgtcaaattgtagacaATTCTAAAtagcgatggcaagattcgctaattttttgtatatagcaCTTTGGAAATTATTAACCACGCGACCTCACCCAGCAATGACCGCTTCCTCGTCACGGGTTGACCGGCGCTCGCCGAGGCTCGATCGCTCTGTGGCGTGAACCCCACCCGGTTTATACATCACGGATAATATCCACCTAGTTTGTAGTTGCAGACAGCGTTGCCATCACTGTACTGGGCAAATGCGGGCCTGCGTGGATATCTCATGAGAATAAATATGAttaccagtggcacctaatagttttattagtaaaacattaGTATTCTGGAGCATCCTGAGGATCGAGTGAGCTAGTTGTTCAACAGCCGAATATGCTTTGTCAAGCAccacaagaaaaatatttaccatccGAGTcacaatatcatataaataaatgaaatgaagttCTTCAATTCGTTTGATGAAGCAATTACCCATTCAgtgatttaaacaaattaatattcttatatcaattaattattattgttatttatttttacgtttgttatttattatatgtatatcacaATAGTTTAGTCACTTTTActggctttgtgtaagcccgtcgggtaggtactacccacttatcatgatatattctaccgctaaacagcaatactaattaaattgttgtgTTGTGGTTTAAAgcgtgactgagccagtgtgactacaggcacaagagacgccTTAGTTTCCAGGTTTGGTTGCATCGACGATGGAAAGGAAAGCAAGTAATCAAGTAAAGTAAGAaaataatgtctatgggcagtggtggcGTTTGCTAGTCCGACTacctatgctataaaaaaataaataaatatattctaaatattataccCGTAAAATTCGCTTGTACGAATTACCAGAGAGATAAATACCATTTCATAGACTGGTAATATCCAAATTTTCCGAATACCAAAAAGgtagtgtaaattaaataaaaaaaaaaataacataaatttgtttaaatattacacagGTATTTCTTAGTATTATGAATGTTCAGTCAATATAATATTGTGGTCGAATTTCGACAACTTCGATAAGTACCTTAGCTATAAATTCGTCACAGTCGATaccaatatgtaaaattattaactatattcGCAACGACTTGAACTCGTAAGAGGTGAATGGCGTCTAATAGCTCGGAGCAAGTAAGTCCGCCCTACAAACAATATGAAGACGGTTTCCGTTTCCAGACAACTTAATTTCCAGTCGCGAGGAAATTGACAAACAGAAACTTAAGCACGATAAAGCAAGTCTTGGAAAACTAGTTTACACTTACTTTAAACGTACGCAATCTGTATAAACGAATAGAATTGAAGCGAAGTAAAgtaatatcgtaataatatcCATCAATAtgaacatttatgtattttaatgtatatcacatcttatcattatcattgattttaggacggaatatatttaatacataattatatttaaattaaaaaatatatatggagattaattttaataatttttgagacATACTTCGATGTTCTCTATccgaataatattaaactagttaAAATGTAAAGAGAGCAACGTGGAACCAGAAATATCTTGAATTCAGAATATCATGACAATTTTCTTTTcgcaaatcttatttattaagatacgAGGCACGTTGTAAGCACGTAATGAGATTAAGAACAAGAGATCGTTATCAGTAAGTGCTGTAATTATTAGGGAAATTAATTACGTAGCGGATGTCAAAATATCCAGCCCAATTAAAGTCTTACAGTTCATGATTCGTAATTGTGTAAGGAAAATGGAATCTTTAGATGTTTTTGTATAGAATTAGTTGTCgcacgcggcttcgctcgcgttttagtggtCGGTTGTTCATGTGctaggcaaaaaaagtagcctatgtctttccttggagttcaaaatTGCTTCATGACGAATTTCgtaaaattcggttcattggtttggttgTGAaaaagcgacagacagacagacggagacacagagttactttcacatgtataaattatactttcacATGTATAATTTACACTCCTGACGGTTGCTGATAGCAGTCAGGAGTCtggtgcactataatatgtcctaccTGTCCAAATTGGCTGGTCTTCATTGATATTAGCTGAAAAATCTTTCGTGTAAACTATGTACAAAAATGTAAGAGTAAAtagataacaattaaattaaattttcataaaaaagctACATATTTTCGAAATAAGGTTCAAAAGATATAAATCGAGTTCCGTTTTCCTATAAATAGTGATTATCGTATTCGCCTAAGCCACATAAAGTCATTTGTCTATGAGAAATAGATAATGCGTTCGTTCGTCTTGTGTTATTTATACGACATCATAAAAGCAAATAAAGTACccaatattaagatattaaaaatagtattacgtTTCATTTCATGGGAACGAGTTCTTTGATGCCAAAGTCAGAAAATTTTATTCCCTCATGTAAATACGGTCTTTGATATGCAAATTCAAGTACTTTTTGATATGACAAACTAAGGAATAGAATGATTGAACAACGAAGACAtctattcaaagtaaaattgaagtATAAAATGACGAACCGCTTTAGCCACGAATTATAATGAGTGGTAGGTACTTTGGTGGAGCTTATCAGGGATGGTACcacttaaattaatacttaatttgcTGTTTTCCAGCCTAAAAGCTAGTGTGACTAAAAgagagataacatcttagtttccaagggtTGGTAGCGTAtatcgatgtaaggaatggttaatatttttgcagtggctatgggtggtggtggccacttaccatcaggtggcatattCGCTCATAGAATTAGAGatcactataatataataataatataacaaggtAAgcctaacaataatatattttattaactgaaGGTAATCAACGAAATACGAAAAAGTTCGAATCCCCTGAGCGACCGCGCCGCCCGCAGAATGGGCAGAGTCTACTCCATCGCTCGTATTAATAGGCTACCGTCTTCTTTATCGTCTGTGATTAACTGTGTTGTtggtaacaatatataaatatattggtattGAAGTTCAAATATCGTTACCGACCAGCGTTTTTCATCATCTTGACGTTAAAGCTCCCACCGGATTTTCGAACTGGTCACGAAGTCAACTAAAAAACCTCAACACTTGCTGTCTCACACGTAAATTCTTGTCATCGTCATATGCTTAACTCTACAAAGTTTGATACACTCGTCTTAGGCTGCATGTATTGGTTTTATTACTCCTCTAAAagggagaaaaaaaaataaataataataatctgttggcgcgaaaaagaaatattacaaaaataagcttATACGAGTATAGGTGTATGAGTTTACAGAATAAGattgactttaattaaatattactattagctAAGTACTCTATTAACACGTGGTTTTTAACAGAATTCAATTGAATACTGTCggaaaataaagtgtatttcaGCAGTAAgatttttcacaaataaaataacataaaacaaaatacaattaatatatttttcatattattcattttagacTCAATTAAGATAAGATTTTCAATGAACATTGaccatgatatatttaatttattttttgttgatttcaTGTTTTatcatactataaatataataaaaaaataaaagcacatTCCCGTCTTATTTCAAGGTTAAAACAACGTAacgtttatcaaataaaatattaacagcgCCGTACGTAATAAAATAGCAAAAGAATTGAATTAAACGTTTTGTTCTAATTTAACGTGAAggcgtaaaatataaaatttcgtgGATTACATCACACCCAGtgttcaatacaaatataaactaaagtAACGGCCGGTAAACTCCTCTCAGCCCTCTCCAATCGTGAAGAAAGCTTAGAACTTACTCTACCACGCTCATACCGGTTTCCCATaattgagcacgagatgagtagTTAACATGAAAATTCCATGTAGCTTGCAGATGTTTTTTGAGTGTACCATCTTGGCACTTATACTCCtgatattaaatctatataaaattgcTTACTCGCTTATTCAGAAGCCTTAGCTGAAATGCATTAGGAGCGTATTGCACGGTCCAGTGAAAATCAATCGATCAACGTCGATCTAGTCCAGATAACCTACCTAGATTGACTTTGAACGCTTCAAACGACACAGCTTGAAAATCTATAGAACtgaatagaatattttgatttgatttgatttgatttgagagAATGACGACGTTGTATACCCttgttacttttaattcaaaatgttttaacaattttcatataaaacgttaaaaattaagttgtgtgattcattcataaatttttcttttgttatattttgagtttagttcgatatatatatatttctttactaGAGTACTACacctatcttttaaataaaatgaataattttgttaataaatgaacttcaaattataaaacaccGAAATCATATTGAAATTACCGGTAATGCGAAATTACGTGTCTTGTTCTTAatacgttaataaataaatttagatatcAGTTTTGAAATGTTCACCAAATGGAAAATGGCAACACGCTATCGAGAAATTGCatagattttaattatgtattcgcTTTCGTTGATTCACTATAATGGTCAACGTGGTCCgtctgtcttttgttttaattcaattcttagtttaatggcttttagttgtaccgacagggcacagattattacaccaatgtcacgtaggatggagaagacacgagattgatcggtacggttgaggtgacaaactcaattaaattttgaagtaaGTAATAGTTGTTAATCCttaacctagaacaacacaaTCATTAAGAGTTAGtaataaggtaaataaaaattactgttAGTATTCTAAACTATATACAATAGGATATGAGACTCATTTAGACAATTcacaagttaattttattacgtcttttgttttatatgagaAATTACATAGATACATAGACGTCAAAATGAACGCCATTTACGCGAACAGCATGGCGTCGTTTCTCAATGTCAGCATATTTCATAATCAAGACAAAATTAAACGAGAAGCTTTTAATTGATAGAAAAGAAT
This is a stretch of genomic DNA from Vanessa atalanta chromosome 20, ilVanAtal1.2, whole genome shotgun sequence. It encodes these proteins:
- the LOC125071901 gene encoding aquaporin-like, which gives rise to MAVTSRTDCVGKIKVVEELKSRPALEISSWWCRNWRAILGELVATTLLIFLCCMTCIPIDGVPLITPMYSPIGSGLIVLFIAQSFGHISGAFMNPSVTLLAVIWGKISLPLGIAYAIAECLGATIGYGMLMVLSPSDLIAGGICTTQPHAGHTVYQALGVEVVFTAALGFVICSVWDPVNEEKNECTSIKFGLSVSGLAIAGGPLAGASMNPARSLGPAIWTARWSSHWIYWVGPLLGGAMTVTLYKLVWLKREPVTQPRLLAWNDDSEA